In one Oleidesulfovibrio alaskensis DSM 16109 genomic region, the following are encoded:
- a CDS encoding tetratricopeptide repeat protein, with protein sequence MTAHKTALLLTLCAALLLTACGGREEPELPRFNPMGMSGTHSQDAEKWYAMAHVLWKDNTCSDPEKAVEYLNKALEAEPDYAEALLRRGLAYSEQKRWEKAFDDMTQAVRLKPSAESYTWRGLVMLRMGNAIGAVRDTTRALEYDTAYNQAWNIRGGAKLVLGDAAGACSDFENGCSTGDCTGLESARRQNICP encoded by the coding sequence ATGACCGCACACAAAACCGCACTGCTGCTGACCCTGTGCGCCGCACTGCTGCTGACGGCATGCGGCGGGCGCGAAGAGCCGGAACTGCCGCGCTTCAACCCCATGGGCATGAGCGGTACCCATTCGCAGGACGCGGAAAAATGGTATGCCATGGCCCATGTGCTGTGGAAGGACAATACCTGCAGCGACCCCGAAAAAGCAGTGGAATACCTGAACAAGGCGCTGGAGGCCGAGCCTGACTATGCCGAAGCGCTTCTGCGGCGGGGGCTTGCCTACAGCGAACAGAAACGGTGGGAAAAAGCCTTTGACGACATGACACAGGCCGTACGGCTGAAGCCTTCGGCCGAAAGCTATACATGGCGCGGTCTTGTAATGCTGCGCATGGGCAACGCCATAGGCGCGGTGCGCGACACAACGCGCGCGCTGGAATATGACACCGCGTATAATCAGGCATGGAACATCAGAGGCGGCGCAAAACTGGTGCTGGGAGACGCCGCCGGAGCATGCAGCGACTTTGAAAACGGATGCTCCACGGGCGACTGCACAGGGCTTGAGTCGGCCCGCAGACAGAACATATGCCCCTGA
- a CDS encoding flavodoxin family protein, whose translation MYAIAINGSPRKGGNTETLLRQTLAPLEKAGWETELVRVGGKPVRGCIACYKCFENKDGRCSVTTDLFNDLAEKIFRADAIIMGSPTYFADVSSEMKAVLDRTGLVSIANGHLLRGKIGAAVVAVRRGGGIHVFDSINHMFMMSQMIVPGSVYWNLGYGLHKGEVSGDAEGMGNMDHLGRTIDWLGRATAPVRGEYPVASGPGEGEA comes from the coding sequence ATGTACGCCATAGCCATCAACGGCAGTCCCCGCAAAGGCGGCAATACGGAAACCCTGCTGCGCCAGACTCTGGCCCCGCTGGAAAAAGCAGGATGGGAAACGGAACTTGTCCGCGTGGGCGGCAAACCGGTACGGGGCTGCATAGCCTGCTACAAGTGTTTTGAAAATAAAGACGGGCGGTGTTCCGTCACGACCGACCTGTTCAATGATCTGGCGGAAAAAATTTTCCGCGCCGACGCAATCATCATGGGGTCGCCCACATACTTTGCCGATGTCTCATCCGAAATGAAGGCCGTTCTCGACAGAACAGGTCTTGTCTCCATTGCCAACGGACATCTGCTGCGCGGCAAGATAGGGGCCGCTGTGGTAGCTGTGCGCAGAGGCGGCGGCATCCACGTTTTTGACAGCATCAACCACATGTTCATGATGTCGCAGATGATCGTTCCCGGTTCCGTGTACTGGAATCTGGGCTACGGCCTGCACAAAGGCGAAGTCTCCGGCGATGCCGAAGGCATGGGTAACATGGATCATCTGGGCAGGACCATTGACTGGCTCGGACGGGCCACCGCACCGGTGCGCGGCGAGTATCCTGTCGCTTCCGGCCCCGGCGAGGGCGAAGCCTAG
- a CDS encoding DJ-1/PfpI family protein: MAEKRILMLVGDFVEDYEAMVPFQMLGMVGHTVHAVCPGKKAGETVKTAVHDFEGDQTYTEKPGHNFMLNCDFDSVDVAHYDALVVPGGRAPEYIRLNARVIEIVRQFDKARKPIAAVCHGQQVLVTAGVLQGHTCTAYPAVKPDVEAAGATWCEVNDTASNACVSGHVVTAPAWPAHPEWMRKFLEVLGTRIEP; the protein is encoded by the coding sequence ATGGCTGAAAAACGTATTCTGATGCTGGTGGGTGATTTTGTGGAAGACTATGAGGCTATGGTGCCTTTTCAGATGCTGGGTATGGTCGGGCATACCGTGCACGCCGTGTGCCCCGGTAAAAAAGCCGGTGAAACGGTTAAAACCGCGGTGCACGATTTTGAAGGCGACCAGACCTATACGGAAAAGCCCGGACACAACTTTATGCTGAACTGCGATTTTGACAGCGTTGATGTGGCGCACTATGACGCGCTGGTTGTTCCCGGCGGCCGTGCACCGGAATATATCCGGCTCAACGCACGGGTTATTGAGATTGTGCGGCAGTTTGACAAGGCCCGCAAGCCCATAGCAGCCGTGTGCCACGGACAGCAGGTGCTGGTGACCGCAGGCGTGCTGCAGGGGCACACCTGCACGGCTTATCCCGCGGTAAAGCCTGACGTGGAGGCGGCGGGCGCCACATGGTGCGAGGTGAACGACACAGCTTCGAACGCCTGCGTCAGCGGGCATGTTGTCACTGCGCCTGCGTGGCCTGCCCACCCCGAATGGATGCGCAAGTTTCTGGAGGTACTGGGAACCCGCATTGAGCCGTAA